A region from the Halichondria panicea chromosome 11, odHalPani1.1, whole genome shotgun sequence genome encodes:
- the LOC135343562 gene encoding E3 ubiquitin-protein ligase TRIM71-like, producing MAEGPNPVDPVVADLEQEVTCGICHDRYQEPKLLPCCHYYCKQCILTLSSRYQPNQPFPCPDCREPTLLPDNNPDRLPTAFFINRMKALHSRMEKAHGKLETTCEVCSGGKATAFCRQCVNFICEKCVESHQRMKAVFATHIVSTLDELKQGGVKELTFENLPPPKCDDHEELKKIFCFDCNKLICRDCIVIEHAGHNYEFVKKAAPATRKKLTEHLSPLKNLLPDLSTAVNQVKGTKQKIQAQKELTKRQVNAKFQELHDILDRCKVRVLQESSALADSKMEKLTVQEKGLDLSLGTAQSLIDFVECTLENASDEELITMQEQVVSRIDAEVVKRGKEAASSDPVEKDDFGVEMFVCEDLKKLCENNVVTVVYPSVRGDGVKMAEVDKCASLNVYISSKQGKPQAVLKSLVDQSTQQLQAVPVRGGVYSVEYTPRVRGRHHLLISVGDHPIPGSPFSVFIKISPTKLDKPVRVIRGINSPQYMAFNSSEELIVTDYDGDVLVFDKKGKQIRSISKSKHGFCGISGVAVDKEDNIYVCDSGKHCVYKFNKRGDLLKRFGTNGSGPKKLNSPRGIAVAGDQVFVCDERNHRVQVLTTELEPVKQIGSFGTGNGHFNQPEDVAMDNEQMMYVTDCYNYRVQVLTMDGRFIRSIGKKGNGQEDLSYPFGVCVTGFVYVAEYTNNRVSVFTKDGQFVTSFGNGHIISPYGVAVDSDGFVYVRSEGSVVIF from the coding sequence ATGGCCGAAGGACCTAATCCAGttgatccagttgttgctgatctcgagcaagaggtgacctgtggcatctgtcatgaccgctaccaggagccaaagctgctcccttgttgtcactactactgcaagcaatgcatcctcacactctccagtcgctaccAACCCAACCAGCCGTTCCCTTGCCCCGACTGTCGTGAGCCCACTCTGTTGCCTGACAACAACCCAGACAGACTGCCCACTGCATTCTTCATCAACCGGATGAAAGCACTCCACTCGAGGATGGAGAAAGCTCACGGCAAGTTGGAGACCACCTGTGAAGTGTGCTCTGGGGGAAAGGCCACTGCATTCTGCCGACAGTGTGTCAATTTTATCTGTGAAAAATGTGTAGAATCTCATCAACGTATGAAAGCCGTGTTTGCTACACATATCGTCTCCACTCTGGACGAGCTCAAACAGGGCGGAGTGAAAGAACTAACATTTGAAAACCTACCACCCCCAAAATGTGATGATCACgaagaactaaaaaagatttTCTGTTTCGATTGCAACAAGCTCATTTGTCGAGACTGTATCGTTATTGAACACGCTGGACACAATTACGAATTTGTAAAGAAAGCCGCCCCCGCAACTCGCAAAAAGCTGACGGAgcacctctccccactcaAGAACCTACTGCCTGATCTGAGCACAGCTGTGAATCAAGTGAAAGGAACTAAACAGAAGATCCAGGCCCAGAAAGAACTGACAAAGAGACAAGTGAATGCCAAGTTCCAGGAGCTACATGATATTCTCGATCGATGCAAGGTCCGTGTTTTACAAGAATCTTCTGCTTTGGCTGATTCAAAGATGGAGAAGCTGACAGTTCAAGAGAAGGGTCTGGACCTGTCCCTGGGcactgctcagagtttgattgaCTTTGTAGAGTGTACGCTGGagaatgcaagtgatgaagaactgATTACGATGCAAGAGCAGGTGGTAAGTCGAATCGATGCCGAGGTGGTGAAGCGAGGGAAGGAAGCAGCCAGTTCTGATCCAGTGGAGAAAGATGATTTTGGAGTCGAAATGTTTGTTTGTGAGGATCTCAAGAAGTTGTGTGAGAACAATGTTGTTACAGTAGTTTATCCTTCTGTGAGGGGTGATGGTGTGAAGATGGCTGAAGTTGACAAATGTGCAAGTCTGAATGTCTATATCAGTTCAAAACAAGGCAAACCACAAGCAGTACTGAAATCGCTAGTTGATCAATCGACCCAACAGCTACAAGCAGtgcctgtgaggggtggagtgtacagcgttgagtacacccctagggtacgtggtcgacaccacctcctgatctcagtggGGGACCATCCCATCCCAGGAAGCCCCTTCTCTGTGTTCATCAAAATATCCCCCACCAAGCTGGACAAACCAGTGAGGGTGATAAGAGGAATCAACAGCCCTCAATATATGGCATTCAACTCATCAGAAGAACTGATTGTAACTGACTATGATGGTGATGTTTTGGTGTTTGACaagaaaggaaaacaaatTCGAAGCATCAGCAAATCAAAGCATGGGTTTTGCGGTATCTCTGGTGTGGCAGTCGACAAAGAGGACAACATCTATGTCTGTGATAGTGGcaaacactgtgtgtacaagttcaaCAAAAGAGGAGACCTACTGAAGAGGTTTGGGACAAATGGAAGTGGTCCAAAGAAACTCAACTCCCCTCGAGGGATAGCAGTCGCTGGtgatcaagtgtttgtgtgcgatGAAAGGAATCACAGAGTCCAAGTGTTGACAACAGAGCTGGAGCCAGTCAAGCAGATTGGTTCATTCGGAACTGGTAATGGACATTTTAACCAACCAGAGGATGTTGCAATGGACAATGAACAAATGATGTATGTCActgactgttataattatcgtgTTCAAGTGCTCACTATGGATGGTCGGTTTATTCGCTCGATTGGAAAGAAAGGAAATGGACAAGAAGATCTGTCTTACCcttttggtgtgtgtgtcactggttttgtttatgttgctGAGTATACTAACAATCGTGTGTCAGTGTTCACTAAAGACGGTCAGTTTGTTacatcatttggtaatggtCATATCATTTCTCCTTATGGAGTagctgtggacagtgatggttTTGTGTATGTGCGCAGTGAAGGATCTGTTGTTATCTTTtag
- the LOC135343596 gene encoding DNA replication licensing factor MCM6-like produces the protein MLADNGVCCIDEFDKMDLKDQVAIHEAMEQQTISITKAGVKATLNARTSILAAANPIGGRYDRSKSLKMNIQLTAPIMSRFDLFFIIVDECNEVTDYAIARRIVDLHSHKTEAVERVYSLEEIQRYVLFARQFKPRISPISGEYMVEQYKKLRQRDCSGVARSSWRITVRQLESLIRLAEAMARIHCSDEVQPKHVKEGFRLLNKSIIRVETPDINFDEDEQIINVINGDCMTNGENGVNGENGVNAHTPIDQSDPSTQPPVKTKKIRVTYEEYRIISNLLILHMRQSEEADKDSSGVREGDLVNWYLKEVADDIENVEELTEKKLLVEKVIERLVQHDHILLPLVMGEESDEDPFLVVHPNYVVET, from the exons ATGCTCGCTGACAAT GGAGTTTGTTGTATTGACGAGTTTGACAAGATGGACCTCAAAGACCAAGTAGCCATTCATGAAGCCATGGAGCAACAGACCATTTCAATCACCAAGGCTGGTGTCAAGGCAACCCTCAATGCTCGTACATCCATCCTAGCTGCGGCTAATCCGATTGGTGGTCGCTATGACCGGTCAAAATCACTCAAGATGAACATCCAGCTCACTGCCCCCATAATGTCGCGCTTTGACCTCTTCTTCATCATAGTAGACGAGTGTAACGAG gtGACTGACTATGCCATCGCTAGGCGTATTGTGGACCTCCACAGTCACAAGACAGAGGCAGTGGAGCGTGTCTATTCCCTC GAGGAGATCCAACGCTACGTATTGTTTGCTCGTCAGTTCAAGCCTCGTATCAGCCCCATCTCTGGTGAGTACATGGTGGAGCAGTACAAGAAGTTACGGCAGAGAGACTGCTCGGGCGTGGCTCGGTCGTCATGGAGAATCACCGTGAGACAGCTGGAGAGTTTGATACGACTCGCGGAGGCCATGGCCAggatccactgctctgatgag GTACAACCTAAGCATGTGAAGGAAGGCTTTCGTTTGCTCAATAAGTCTATTATTCGTGTGGAGACTCCTGACATCAACTTTGACGAGGATGAACAGATCATCAATG TAATAAATGGG GACTGCATGACCAATGGTGAGAATGGTGTCAATGGCGAGAATGGAGTGAACGCCCACACTCCAATAGACCAATCAGATCCATCCACCCAACCGCCGGTGAAGACCAAGAAGATACGAGTTACGTATGAGGAATATCGCATCATCTCCAACCTGCTCATCCTGCACATGCGTCAGAGCGAGGAGGCAGACAAAG aTTCTAGCGGAGTTCGTGAAGGTGACCTAGTGAACTGGTACCTGAAGGAGGTGGCGGATGACATAGAGAATGTGGAGGAGCTGACGGAGAAGAAGCTCCTCGTGGAGAAGGTCATCGAGAGACTTGTGCAACAT GACCACATTCTGTTGCCGTTGGTGATGGGGGAGGAGTCAGACGAAGATCCATTCCTGGTGGTTCATCCCAACTACGTCGTTGAGACATGA
- the LOC135344298 gene encoding E3 ubiquitin-protein ligase TRIM71-like — protein sequence MAEGPDPVVADLEQEVTCGICHDHYQEPKLLPCCHYYCKQCILTLSSRYRPNQPFPCPDCREPTLLPDNNPDRLPTAFFINRMKALHSRMEKAHGKLETTCEVCSGGKATAFCRQCVQFICENCVRSHQRMKSLFATHIVSTLDELKQGRVKELTFESPPPPKCEDHKEPKKIFCFDCNKLICRDCIVIEHAGHNYEFVKKAAPATRKKLTEHLFPLKNLLPDLSTAVNQVKGTKQKIQVQKELTERQVNAKFQELHNILNQCKVRVLLESSALADSKMEKLTIQEKGLGLSLGTAQSLIDSVERTLKNASDEELITMQEQVVSRIDAEVVKREKEAANPDPVEKDDFGVEIFVCEDLKNLLCVKNVFVYDGTKVDPTKCTVEGDGAKNAEIDNPACFSINTHQPRKCSSKTKVTLKSLVDESSQQLQAVPVRDGVYSVEYTPRVRGRYHLLISVDDQPIPGSPFSVFIKIPPPTKLDKPVRVIRGIKNPRYMVFNSSEELIVIDGSGDVLVFDKKAKQIQSISKSKHGFGSICGVAVDKEDNIYVCDSSKNCVYKFNKRGDLLKRFGTIGSGPKELNCPRGIAVAGDQVFVCDDQNHRVQVLTTELEPVKQIGSKGTGNGHFNQPEDVAVDNEQMMYVTDCSNHRVQVLTMDGRFIRSIGKKGSGQGDLLGPYGVCVTGFVYVAEYTNKRVSVFTKNGQFVTSFGNDHITYPCGVAVDSDGFVYVRSVDSVVIF from the coding sequence ATGGCCGAAGGACctgatccagttgttgctgatctcgagcaagaagtgacctgtggcatctgtcatgaccactaccaggagccaaagctgctcccttgttgtcactactactgcaagcaatgcatcctcacactctccagtcgctaccGACCCAACCAGCCGTTCCCCTGCCCCGACTGTCGTGAGCCCACTCTATTGCCAGACAACAACCCAGACAGACTGCccactgcgttcttcatcaacCGGATGAAAGCACTCCACTCGAGGATGGAGAAAGCCCATGGCAAGTTGGAGACCACCTGTGAAGTGTGCTCTGGGGGAAAGGCCACTGCATTCTGCCGACAGTGTGTCCAGTTCATCTGTGAGAATTGTGTAAGATCTCATCAGCGTATGAAATCCCTGTTTGCTACACATATCGTCTCCACTCTGGACGAGCTCAAACAGGGCAGAGTCAAAGAACTAACATTCGAAAGCCCACCACCCCCAAAATGTGAAGATCACAAAGAGCCGAAAAAGATTTTCTGTTTCGATTGCAACAAGCTCATCTGTCGAGACTGTATCGTTATTGAACACGCTGGACACAATTACGAATTTGTAAAGAAAGCCGCCCCCGCAACTCGCAAAAAGCTGACTGAGCACCTCTTCCCACTCAAGAACCTACTGCCTGATCTGAGCACAGCTGTGAATCAAGTGAAAGGAACTAAACAGAAGATCCAGGTCCAGAAAGAactgacagagagacaagtgAATGCCAAGTTCCAGGAGCTACACAATATTCTCAATCAATGCAAGGTCCGTGTTTTACTAGAATCTTCTGCTTTGGCTGATTCAAAAATGGAGAAGCTGACGATTCAAGAGAAGGGTCTGGGCCTGTCCCTGGGcactgctcagagtttgattgaCTCTGTAGAGCGTACACTGAagaatgcaagtgatgaagaactgATTACGATGCAAGAGCAGGTGGTGAGTCGAATCGATGCCGAGGTGGTGAAGCGAGAGAAGGAAGCAGCCAATCCTGATCCAGTGGAGAAAGATGATTTTGGAGTTGAAATTTTTGTTTGTGAAGATCTCAAGAATTTGTTGTGCGTGAAGAACGTTTTTGTGTATGACGGTACTAAAGTGGATCCAACAAAGTGCACTGTGGAAGGAGATGGAGCTAAAAATGCTGAAATCGATAATCCTGCTTGCTTTTCAATCAATACACACCAGCCACGAAAATGTTCTTCAAAAACTAAAGTGACTCTAAAATCGCTAGTTGATGAATCATCTCAACAATTGCAAGCAGTGCCTGTGAGGGAtggagtgtacagtgttgagtACACCCCAAGGGTACGTGGTCGATAccacctcctgatctcagtggACGATCAGCCTATTCCAGGAAGCCCCTTCTCTGTGTTCATCAAaatacccccccccaccaAGCTAGACAAACCAGTGAGGGTGATAAGAGGAATCAAAAACCCTCGATATATGGTATTCAACTCATCAGAAGAACTGATTGTAATTGACGGTAGCGGTGATGTTTTGGTGTTTGACAAGAAAGCAAAACAAATTCAAAGCATCAGCAAATCAAAGCATGGGTTTGGCAGTATCTGTGGTGTGGCAGTAGACAAGGAGGACAACATCTATGTCTGTGATAGCAGCAAaaactgtgtgtacaagttcaaCAAAAGAGGAGATCTGCTGAAGAGGTTTGGGACGATTGGAAGTGGTCCAAAGGAACTCAACTGTCCTCGAGGGATAGCAGTCGCTGGtgatcaagtgtttgtgtgcgacGATCAAAATCACAGAGTCCAAGTGTTGACAACAGAGCTGGAGCCAGTCAAGCAGATTGGTTCAAAGGGAACTGGTAATGGACATTTTAACCAACCAGAGGATGTTGCAGTGGACAATGAACAAATGATGTATGTCACTGACTGTAGTAATCATCGTGTTCAAGTGCTCACTATGGATGGTCGGTTTATTCGCTCGATTGGAAAGAAAGGAAGTGGACAAGGAGATCTGCTTGGCCcttatggtgtgtgtgtcactggttttgtttatgttgctGAGTATACTAACAAGCGTGTGTCAGTGTTCACTAAAAACGGTCAGtttgtcacatcatttggtaatgatcatatCACTTATCCTTGTGGAGTagctgtggacagtgatggttTTGTGTATGTGCGCAGTGTAGACTCTGTTGTTATCTTTtag
- the LOC135343551 gene encoding E3 ubiquitin-protein ligase TRIM71-like, with product MMAEGPDPVVADLEQEVTCGICHDRYQEPKLLPCCHYYCKQCILTLSSRYRPNQPFPCPDCREPTLLPDNNPDRLTTAFFINRMKALHSRMEKAHGKLETTCEMCSGEKATAFCRQCVNFICEDCVRPHQRMKVFATHIVSTLEQLKQGGVKELTFENPPPPKCEDHEELKKIFCFDCNKLICRDCIVIEHAGHNYEFVKKAAPATRKKLTEHLSPLKNLLPDLSTAVNQVKGTKQKIQAQKELTERQVNAKFQELHDILDQCKVRVLRKSSVLADSKMEKLTVQEKGLDLSLGTAQSLIDFVERTLENASDEELITMQSQVVSRIDAEVVKRGKEAANLDPVEKDDFEVEGFVSEDLKKLCENNVFVYEGKVDPTKFTVEGNGARTAEISTLNNFSILVECNTQFKHHTIQVALKSLVEESSQQLQAVPVRDGVYSVEYTPRIRGRHHLLISVDNQPIPGSPFSVFVKIPPTKLDKPVRVIRGINNPRYMAFNSSEELIVTDRDSDVLVLDKKGERIRSISKSKHGFSNISGVAVDKEDNIYVCDNGESCVYKFNKREDLLKRFGTRGIGPKELNWPRGIAVAGDQVFVCDQNNHRVQVLTTERLVKQIGSKGTGNGHFNGPEDIAVDNEQMVYVTDYSNHRVQVLTMGGRFIRSIGKKGSGQGDLSRPHGVCVTSFVYVADFDNNRVSVFTKDGQFVTSFGNGHITSHLYGVAVDNDGFVYVCSDGSVIIF from the coding sequence ATGATGGCCGAAGGACctgatccagttgttgctgatctcgagcaagaggtgacctgtggtatctgtcatgaccgctaccaggagccaaagctgctcccttgttgtcactactactgcaaacaatgcatcctcacactctccagtcgctaccgacccaaccagccgttcccctgccccgactgtcgtgagcccactctattgccagacaacaacccagacagactgaccactgcgttcttcatcaacCGGATGAAAGCACTCCACTCGAGAATGGAGAAAGCCCACGGCAAGTTGGAGACTACTTGTGAAATGTGCTCTGGGGAAAAAGCCACTGCATTCTGCCGACAGTGTGTCAATTTCATCTGTGAGGATTGTGTAAGACCTCATCAACGTATGAAAGTGTTTGCTACACATATCGTCTCTACTCTGGAACAGCTCAAACAGGGCGGAGTGAAAGAACTAACATTCGAAAACCCACCACCCCCAAAATGTGAAGATCACGAGGAACTAAAAAAGATTTTCTGTTTCGATTGCAACAAGCTCATCTGTCGAGACTGTATCGTTATTGAACATGCTGGACACAATTACGAATTTGTAAAGAAAGCTGCCCCCGCAACTCGCAAAAAGCTGACAGAgcacctctccccactcaAGAACCTACTGCCTGATCTGAGCACCGCTGTGAATCAAGTGAAAGGAACTAAACAGAAGATACAGGCCCAGAAAGAGctgacagagagacaagtgAATGCCAAGTTCCAGGAGCTACACGATATTCTCGATCAATGCAAGGTCCGTGTTTTACGAAAATCTTctgttttagctgattcaaagatggagaagctgacggttcaagagaagggtctggacctgtccctgggcactgctcagagtttgattgactttgtagagcgtacactggagaatgcaagtgatgaagaactgATTACAATGCAATCGCAGGTGGTGAGTCGAATCGATGCCGAGGTGGTGAAGCGAGGGAAGGAAGCAGCCAATCTTGATCCAGTAGAGAAAGATGATTTTGAAGTCGAAGGGTTTGTTTCTGAGGATCTCAAGAAGTTGTGTGAGAACAACGTTTTTGTGTATGAAGGAAAAGTGGATCCAACAAAGTTCACTGTCGAAGGAAATGGAGCTAGAACTGCTGAAATTAGTACACTTAACAATTTTTCGATTCTTGTGGAATGTAATACACAATTTAAGCATCATACAATACAAGTGGCTCTAAAATCGCTAGTTGAAGAATCATCTCAGCAATTGCAAGCAGTGCCTGTGAGGGAtggagtgtacagtgttgagtacacccctaggatacgtggtcgacaccacctcctgatctcagtggACAATCAGCCCATCCCAGGAAGCCCCTTCTCTGTGTTTGTCAAAATACCCCCTACGAAGCTGGACAAACCAGTAAGAGTGATAAGAGGAATCAACAACCCTCGGTATATGGCATTCAACTCATCAGAAGAACTGATTGTAACTGATCGAGACAGTGATGTTTTGGTGTTGGACAAGAAAGGAGAACGAATTCGAAGCATCAGCAAATCAAAGCATGGGTTTAGCAATATCTCTGGTGTGGCAGTAGACAAGGAGGACAACATATATGTCTGTGACAACGGCGAAAGTtgtgtgtacaagttcaaCAAAAGAGAAGATCTACTGAAGAGGTTTGGGACAAGGGGAATTGGTCCAAAGGAACTCAACTGGCCTCGAGGGATAGCAGTCGCTGGtgatcaagtgtttgtgtgcgatcAGAACAACCACAGAGTCCAAGTATTAACGACAGAGCGGCTGGTCAAGCAGATTGGTTCAAAGGGAACTGGTAATGGACATTTTAACGGACCAGAGGATATTGCAGTGGACAATGAACAAATGGTGTATGTCACTGACTATAGTAATCATCGTGTTCAAGTGCTCACTATGGGTGGTCGGTTTATTCGCTCGATTGGAAAGAAGGGAAGTGGACAAGGAGATCTGTCTCGCCctcatggtgtgtgtgttactaGCTTTGTTTATGTTGCTGATTTTGATAACAATCGTGTGTCAGTGTTTACTAAAGACGGTCAGtttgtcacatcatttggtaatggtCATATCACTTCCCATCTTTATGGAGTAGCTGTGGACAATGAtggttttgtgtatgtgtgcagtgACGGATCTGTTATTATCTTTTAG
- the LOC135344297 gene encoding E3 ubiquitin-protein ligase TRIM71-like → MAEKPDPVVADLEQEVTCGICHDRIQEPKLLPRCHYYCKQCILTLSSRYPPNQPFPCPDCREPTLLPDNNPDRLTTAFFINRMKALHSRMEKAHGKLEATCEMCPGEKATAFCRQCVQFICEDCVRSHQRMKVFATHIVSTLEQLKQGGVKDLTFESPLPPKCEDHEEPKKIFCFDCNKLICRDCVVFDHCDHKSELVKKAAPETRKKLTEHLSPLKNLLPDLSTAVNQVKGTKQNIQAQKELTERQVNAKFQELHDILDRCKVRVLRESSALADSKMEKLTVQEKDLDLSLGTAQSLIDFVERTLENASDEELITMQEQVVSRIDAEVVKEAANSDPVEKDDFGVEVFVYKGLKELCKNNVIVYDGTVDPTKCTVEGDVVKNAEIDKPACFSINIHQPRQFSKAKATLKLLADQSSQQLQAVPVRGGVYSVEYTPRVRGRYHLLISVDDQPISGSPFSVFVKIPPTKLDKPVRVIRGINNPRYMAFNSSEELIVTDWNGDILMFDKKGKQIQSISKSIHWFGSISRVAVDKEDKIYVSGSNKHCVYKRGYLLKWFGTRESILKKLYYPQGIAVAGDEVFVCNRGNHGVQVLTTELGPVKQIDLMETGNDLPEDVAVDNVQMVYVTDYGNHRVQVLTMDDRFIHSIGKKGNGQGDLSGPRGVCVSSFLYVAEYTNKRVSVFTKDGQFVTSFGNGHITSLME, encoded by the coding sequence ATGGCCGAAAAACctgatccagttgttgctgatctcgagcaagaggtgacctgtggcatctgtcatgaccgcatccaggagccaaagctgctccctcgttgtcactactactgcaagcaatgcatcctcacactctccagtcgctacccacccaaccagccgttcccctgccccgactgtcgtgagcccactctattgccagacaacaacccagacagactgaccactgcgttcttcatcaacCGGATGAAAGCACTCCACTCGAGGATGGAGAAAGCCCACGGCAAGTTAGAGGCCACCTGTGAAATGTGCCCTGGGGAAAAGGCCACTGCATTCTGCCGACAGTGTGTCCAGTTCATTTGTGAGGATTGTGTAAGATCTCATCAGCGTATGAAAGTGTTTGCTACACATATCGTCTCTACTCTGGAACAGCTCAAACAGGGCGGAGTGAAAGATCTAACATTCGAAAGCCCACTACCCCCAAAATGCGAGGATCATGAGGAGCCAAAGAAGATTTTTTGTTTCGATTGCAACAAGCTCATCTGTCGAGACTGTGTTGTATTCGATCATTGTGACCACAAGTCAGAGTTAGTTAAGAAAGCCGCCCCCGAAACTCGCAAAAAGCTGACGGAgcacctctccccactcaAGAACCTACTGCCTGATCTGAGCACCGCTGTGAATCAAGTGAAAGGAACTAAACAGAATATACAGGCCCAGAAAGAactgacagagagacaagtgAATGCCAAGTTCCAGGAGCTACACGATATTCTCGATCGATGCAAAGTCCGTGTTTTACGAGAATCTTCTGCTTTAGCTGATTCAAAGATGGAGAAGCTGACAGTTCAAGAGAAAGATCTGGACCTGTCCCTAGGcactgctcagagtttgattgactttgtagagcgtacactggagaatgcaagtgatgaagaactgATTACGATGCAAGAGCAGGTAGTGAGTCGAATCGATGCTGAGGTGGTGAAGGAAGCAGCCAATTCTGATCCAGTGGAGAAAGATGATTTTGGAGTTGAGGTGTTTGTTTATAAGGGTCTCAAGGAGTTGTGTAAAAACAACGTTATTGTGTATGACGGTACAGTGGATCCAACGAAGTGCACTGTGGAAGGAGATGTAGTTAAAAATGCTGAAATCGATAAACCTGCTTGCTTTTCAATCAATATACACCAGCCACGACAATTTTCAAAAGCTAAAGCAACTTTAAAATTGCTAGCTGATCAATCATCTCAACAGCTACAAGCAGtgcctgtgaggggtggagtgtacagtgttgagtacacccctagggtacgtggtcgataccacctcctgatctcagtggACGACCAGCCTATTTCAGGAAGCCCCTTCTCTGTGTTCGTCAaaataccccccaccaagctGGACAAACCTGTGAGGGTGATAAGAGGAATCAACAACCCTCGGTATATGGCATTCAACTCATCAGAAGAACTGATTGTAACTGACTGGAACGGTGATATTTTGATGTTTGACaagaaaggaaaacaaatTCAAAGCATCAGCAAATCAATACATTGGTTTGGCAGTATCTCTCGTGTGGCAGTAGACAAGGAAGACAAGATCTATGTCTCTGGCAGCAACAAACACTGCGTGTACAAAAGAGGATATCTGCTAAAATGGTTTGGGACAAGGGAAAGTATTCTAAAAAAACTCTACTACCCTCAAGGGATAGCAGTCGCTGGTGAtgaagtgtttgtgtgcaatCGAGGGAATCACGGAGTCCAAGTGTTGACGACAGAGCTGGGGCCAGTCAAGCAGATTGATTTAATGGAAACTGGTAATGACCTACCAGAGGATGTTGCGGTGGACAATGTACAAATGGTGTATGTCACTGACTATGGTAATCATCGTGTTCAAGTGCTCACTATGGATGATCGGTTTATTCACTCGATTGGAAAGAAAGGAAATGGACAAGGAGATCTTTCTGGCCctcgtggtgtgtgtgtcagtagtTTTCTTTATGTTGCTGAGTATACTAACAAGCGTGTGTCAGTGTTCACTAAAGATGGTCAGtttgtcacatcatttggtaatggtCATATCACTTCTCTTATGGAGTAG